One Bacteroidota bacterium genomic window carries:
- a CDS encoding type II toxin-antitoxin system RelE/ParE family toxin has protein sequence MTVIWTLKALKSYFKVSDYLQSEWGHAVVRNFANEVEKMIQSIEANPHMFELSRKYKDIRKGFVTEHNTMFYRIKPRKKEIEILIFWDNRQDLKKRPY, from the coding sequence ATGACTGTAATCTGGACCCTAAAAGCTTTAAAATCTTATTTTAAGGTATCCGATTATCTTCAATCCGAATGGGGACATGCTGTAGTAAGGAATTTTGCGAATGAAGTTGAAAAAATGATCCAGTCGATAGAGGCAAACCCTCATATGTTCGAATTATCCAGAAAATATAAGGATATAAGAAAAGGCTTTGTGACAGAACATAATACAATGTTTTACAGGATAAAGCCACGAAAAAAAGAAATAGAAATACTTATCTTTTGGGATAACAGGCAAGACCTTAAAAAAAGGCCATATTAA
- a CDS encoding alpha-2-macroglobulin family protein produces MKQLIPLLIFVLALQACNKENKIRVTNTSFSEIVETNSLIGFTFSEPLVPDSLLGLWLNEELVEFTPAIEGSFKWTSREELVFVPRTNFAPSTKYELKLNRQILQYKNGASFSGETEFSFQTPFLSLSQVRAYWDAPAESGGKAVLKFILEFNQEVDPNHLKDLLEIEIEGKSINFQLEQSSPAKNISLTLPEIVAEDKDLDARVILAKGLLPVGGSLKTTQEIKESMVVLSPFKLNILDFQTGHDGSVGTIMVYTTQAVKSDNFKSFVQISPDVKYSFEIFPDYFLIKSEDFNVETQYTLTVIKGLSGRIGGEIKHDYEQSISFGNVEPTLRFNDSQDFYVSVKGNRNMEVAIINIPAVQLKVTKIYENNILAYLRATENNYYNDYYDEYYYEDYYYYNSGVDAEQLGDVILEKEIETASLPRRGINKLLTLDFADQLSEFPGVYLIEVKDKENYWRKTSKLVSISDIGLIVKEGVNSISVFANSIKTTEPLAEVEITFIGLNNQATFKGKTDKEGVLVYSFDKVLSPNFRSKLITARLAKDYNVIPFNQTQVNTSRFDVGGLYQNQSGIQAYLYAERNLYRPGETIHLSGILRDYQWKSPGTLPLKIKISSPTGKTFKLIKKSLNEYGSFETDVPVPANASTGSYVVEVFTSNDVLIGSEVIKVEEFMPDRIKVKSELDLKEVKPGEKQDLLIEATNLFGPPAANRNYEVEVSTSRMGFYSKHHPSYNYSIESTQESFSSFNRSGSTDANGRATESFDIPEHWKHIGMLNSNVFVTVFDETGRSVNRLSSFKVLTQDVFYGIKTENYYASTGQPVRFDLIAVDKEGKAMSGVKARMKLIRHEYKTVLSSTGSYYRYRSEPVEVVVEDKTLTLNETNASYSFVPDLSGQYELRISAPDASTYVSQSIYAYGWGSTSYSSFKVNKEGNIDIELDKESYQTGDKAKVLLKTPFAGKVLVTIETNKVLEHFYIETDARAASFDLEIKDNFVPNVYITASLIKPHGKSDMPLTVAHGFAPVKVEKAANKMKISITAPEKSRSNSKQTIKIKASPNAAVTVAVVDEGILQVGGYDSPNPYEFFYQKRALEVNSYSVYPYLFPELEGIRSATGGGDGEMDARRLNPLQNNRVQLVSFWSGILYTNSRGEAQFEVAIPEFSGSLRVMAVGYKQHEVFGSAETNILVADPLVQSAALPRFLSPGDKIEVPVMLTNTTDKQARCKTTIEVSGPVSIEGERSQSISIAPQTEGQVVFRLIANQEIGEAKVVVRTSALGEEFVQTTLIPVRPSSPLQKRSGAGQVAAGKAQAVEIDAALYLPQSVELKLVLSNNPLVQFSSSLDYLVGYPHGCVEQTISKAFPQIYYADMVKLLKGNSKASNDALQNVQAALDKLRLMQLYNGSLTYWPGSGTETWWGSVYGAHFALEARKAGYEVDEEFLNSLLKYLKEKLREKSLVTYYFNFNQKKEIAPKEVAYSLYVLSLAGEKPTALLNYYKANAHQLSLDSKYLLAGAYALTGDKQKFKEVLPPAFEGEKANRTFDGSFNSYLRDEAIALNVMLETDPENQQIGILSQHVSKSLLSSPYLNTQERTFAFLAMGKVARLASKSEASGTVKGNGTSLANISNNSVTLNTSQLKGKKISIENTGKGLLYYFWESEGITKDGSYKEEDSYLAVRKTLYNRNGQSLNTLSFVQNELVLVELALRSLNDSYVENVAITDMLPAGFEIENPRLTALPPGMSYPNYQSFADYMDVRDDRISLFVNAETSTSYYYYLVRCVSPGVFVMGPAAADAMYDGEYHSYHGAGEVTIDRK; encoded by the coding sequence ATGAAGCAGCTTATCCCGCTTTTAATCTTTGTGTTAGCCTTGCAGGCCTGCAACAAGGAAAATAAAATTCGCGTTACCAACACTTCGTTCAGCGAGATTGTTGAAACCAACAGCCTCATTGGTTTTACTTTTAGCGAACCTCTGGTGCCAGACTCCCTTTTAGGCTTGTGGTTGAACGAAGAATTGGTGGAGTTTACGCCTGCCATCGAAGGTAGTTTCAAATGGACATCCCGCGAAGAACTTGTATTTGTTCCCCGCACCAATTTTGCCCCTTCTACTAAATACGAGTTAAAACTTAACCGCCAGATTCTTCAATATAAAAATGGTGCCTCTTTCTCAGGAGAAACTGAGTTTAGTTTTCAAACTCCCTTTCTTTCTCTCAGTCAGGTGCGTGCCTATTGGGATGCACCTGCAGAATCGGGAGGAAAAGCGGTGTTAAAGTTTATCCTGGAGTTTAATCAGGAGGTAGACCCCAATCACCTGAAAGATTTGTTAGAAATAGAAATCGAAGGAAAATCAATAAATTTTCAGCTGGAACAAAGCTCTCCGGCAAAAAATATCAGCCTTACTCTTCCTGAAATTGTAGCGGAAGACAAAGACCTCGATGCCCGCGTTATTCTCGCCAAAGGATTGCTCCCTGTGGGTGGCAGCCTGAAAACTACACAAGAGATCAAAGAGAGCATGGTTGTATTATCTCCCTTTAAACTGAATATTCTCGACTTTCAGACAGGCCACGACGGGTCCGTAGGTACCATTATGGTTTACACTACTCAGGCTGTTAAAAGCGATAATTTCAAGAGTTTTGTGCAGATATCTCCCGATGTAAAATATAGCTTTGAGATTTTCCCCGATTATTTCCTCATTAAAAGTGAGGATTTCAATGTCGAAACACAGTATACACTAACTGTGATAAAGGGCTTAAGCGGCCGAATAGGTGGAGAAATAAAGCACGACTATGAACAAAGCATTTCTTTTGGCAATGTAGAGCCTACCTTGCGTTTTAACGATTCGCAAGACTTTTATGTCTCAGTAAAAGGTAACCGCAACATGGAGGTGGCCATTATTAACATTCCTGCAGTTCAGTTAAAGGTTACCAAGATCTATGAGAACAATATTCTTGCCTACCTGCGTGCCACAGAAAACAATTATTACAACGACTATTACGATGAATATTATTACGAAGACTATTACTATTATAACTCGGGGGTTGATGCCGAACAATTGGGCGATGTAATTCTCGAAAAAGAAATAGAAACTGCCTCGCTACCGCGAAGAGGTATCAATAAACTGCTCACACTCGATTTTGCCGATCAGCTTTCCGAATTCCCCGGTGTATATTTGATCGAGGTAAAAGACAAGGAAAACTATTGGCGAAAAACCTCCAAGTTGGTCTCTATTTCCGATATCGGACTTATTGTGAAGGAAGGCGTCAACAGCATTAGCGTTTTTGCCAATTCCATAAAAACTACCGAACCCCTTGCCGAGGTTGAAATTACTTTTATTGGGTTGAACAACCAGGCTACTTTCAAAGGAAAAACCGACAAAGAGGGTGTATTAGTCTATAGTTTTGACAAAGTACTTTCGCCTAATTTCCGTTCAAAACTGATTACGGCCCGACTTGCCAAAGACTATAACGTAATACCTTTTAACCAAACACAGGTGAATACCTCGCGTTTCGATGTAGGTGGATTGTATCAAAACCAGTCGGGTATTCAAGCGTATTTGTATGCCGAACGCAACCTTTATCGTCCCGGCGAAACCATACACCTTTCGGGGATACTGCGCGATTACCAATGGAAGTCGCCCGGAACGCTTCCCCTAAAAATAAAAATAAGCTCGCCTACCGGCAAAACCTTTAAGCTCATTAAAAAAAGCCTGAACGAATATGGCTCCTTCGAAACCGATGTGCCTGTTCCGGCTAACGCCTCTACGGGTTCGTATGTGGTCGAAGTCTTTACCAGCAATGATGTGCTCATTGGTTCAGAAGTGATTAAGGTAGAAGAGTTTATGCCCGACAGGATAAAAGTTAAGTCTGAGCTTGACCTTAAAGAAGTGAAACCCGGAGAAAAGCAAGATTTGCTGATTGAGGCCACCAATCTTTTTGGTCCACCAGCTGCAAACCGCAATTACGAAGTTGAAGTATCGACCTCTCGCATGGGTTTTTATTCAAAGCACCATCCTTCGTACAATTATAGCATAGAAAGCACTCAGGAATCCTTTAGCTCTTTTAACCGAAGCGGATCGACCGATGCAAACGGCAGGGCCACCGAGAGCTTTGATATTCCCGAACACTGGAAACACATCGGCATGTTGAATTCCAATGTGTTTGTAACTGTGTTCGACGAAACAGGCCGCTCTGTGAACCGGCTTTCATCTTTTAAGGTCCTGACACAGGATGTTTTTTATGGCATCAAAACGGAAAACTATTATGCTTCCACAGGACAACCTGTGCGGTTCGACCTTATTGCAGTAGACAAGGAAGGAAAAGCAATGAGCGGAGTGAAAGCCCGAATGAAGCTCATACGGCACGAGTATAAAACGGTGCTTTCGAGCACAGGAAGCTATTATCGCTATCGTTCTGAGCCTGTAGAAGTGGTAGTGGAAGATAAGACTCTTACCCTTAACGAAACAAATGCCAGCTACAGTTTTGTTCCCGATTTATCTGGTCAATACGAGTTGCGGATTTCAGCGCCCGATGCTTCAACTTACGTTAGTCAGAGCATTTATGCCTATGGGTGGGGAAGTACCAGCTATTCGTCCTTTAAGGTGAACAAAGAAGGAAATATCGACATTGAACTCGACAAAGAAAGCTACCAAACAGGCGACAAGGCAAAGGTATTGTTAAAAACACCCTTTGCCGGCAAAGTGCTGGTTACCATCGAAACCAACAAAGTGCTCGAGCATTTTTACATTGAGACCGATGCTCGTGCTGCCTCCTTCGACCTTGAGATAAAAGACAACTTTGTGCCCAACGTCTACATTACTGCCAGCCTCATTAAACCTCATGGCAAATCGGATATGCCCCTTACCGTGGCGCATGGTTTTGCTCCTGTGAAAGTGGAGAAGGCCGCCAATAAAATGAAAATTAGTATCACTGCTCCAGAAAAATCGCGTTCAAATTCCAAACAGACTATAAAAATAAAAGCATCTCCGAATGCTGCCGTCACCGTGGCAGTTGTCGATGAAGGTATTCTGCAGGTTGGTGGATATGACAGCCCCAATCCCTATGAGTTTTTCTATCAGAAGCGCGCCCTGGAGGTAAACAGCTATTCGGTCTATCCATACCTCTTTCCGGAACTGGAAGGCATTCGAAGTGCCACCGGTGGTGGCGATGGCGAAATGGATGCCCGTAGGCTCAACCCTCTACAAAACAACAGGGTACAACTGGTCTCGTTCTGGAGTGGTATCTTGTATACCAACAGCAGGGGAGAAGCTCAATTTGAAGTAGCTATACCCGAATTTTCAGGCAGCCTGCGTGTAATGGCTGTTGGCTACAAACAACACGAGGTGTTCGGTTCAGCCGAAACCAATATACTCGTGGCCGATCCTTTGGTTCAGAGTGCTGCCTTGCCAAGGTTTTTAAGTCCAGGCGATAAGATTGAAGTGCCCGTTATGCTTACCAATACCACCGACAAACAGGCCCGCTGCAAAACTACCATTGAGGTAAGTGGACCGGTAAGCATTGAGGGGGAACGCAGCCAGAGTATCAGCATCGCCCCACAGACCGAAGGACAGGTAGTTTTCAGGCTTATAGCCAACCAGGAAATTGGCGAAGCAAAGGTTGTTGTGCGTACTTCGGCACTTGGCGAAGAGTTTGTGCAAACCACCCTGATTCCGGTGCGTCCCTCGTCGCCTTTGCAAAAAAGAAGCGGAGCAGGGCAGGTGGCAGCCGGTAAAGCGCAGGCTGTAGAAATAGATGCAGCACTTTATCTTCCACAAAGTGTGGAATTAAAATTGGTTTTAAGTAACAACCCCTTGGTGCAATTCAGCAGCAGCCTCGATTACCTTGTGGGCTATCCGCATGGTTGTGTGGAACAAACCATTTCAAAGGCTTTTCCGCAAATATATTATGCCGACATGGTGAAACTCCTAAAAGGCAACTCGAAGGCCTCTAACGATGCACTGCAAAACGTGCAGGCTGCTTTGGATAAGTTAAGATTAATGCAGCTTTACAATGGATCGTTAACTTATTGGCCTGGCTCCGGTACCGAAACATGGTGGGGCAGTGTCTATGGTGCTCATTTTGCACTCGAAGCACGCAAGGCAGGTTACGAAGTGGATGAAGAGTTTTTGAATAGCCTTCTCAAATACCTGAAAGAGAAACTGAGAGAGAAAAGCCTTGTGACCTATTATTTCAATTTCAACCAGAAAAAAGAGATAGCCCCCAAGGAAGTAGCTTATTCTTTGTATGTACTTAGTCTGGCCGGCGAAAAACCAACTGCCTTGCTTAACTATTACAAAGCCAACGCCCACCAGCTAAGTCTCGACTCGAAATACTTGCTGGCAGGGGCTTATGCTCTCACCGGCGACAAGCAGAAATTCAAAGAAGTGCTGCCTCCGGCGTTTGAAGGCGAAAAAGCCAATCGCACCTTCGATGGCAGCTTCAATTCCTACCTACGCGACGAGGCCATAGCCCTTAATGTAATGCTAGAAACCGATCCCGAAAACCAACAAATCGGCATACTATCGCAACATGTTTCTAAATCCTTGTTATCTAGTCCATATCTCAATACGCAAGAAAGAACCTTTGCCTTTCTGGCCATGGGTAAGGTAGCCCGGCTGGCTTCAAAATCCGAAGCTTCTGGCACGGTGAAGGGAAATGGAACTTCACTTGCTAACATCAGCAACAATTCGGTCACACTGAATACCTCGCAGCTTAAAGGCAAAAAAATAAGCATTGAAAACACCGGCAAGGGGCTGTTGTATTACTTCTGGGAAAGCGAAGGCATTACCAAAGATGGATCGTACAAAGAAGAAGATAGTTACCTGGCCGTGCGCAAAACACTATACAACCGTAACGGACAATCTCTTAACACCTTGTCCTTTGTCCAGAACGAGTTGGTGTTGGTAGAATTGGCTCTTCGTTCGTTAAATGATTCGTATGTCGAAAATGTAGCCATCACCGACATGCTACCTGCCGGTTTCGAAATCGAAAATCCGCGACTCACTGCTCTTCCTCCGGGAATGAGTTATCCGAACTACCAAAGTTTTGCAGACTACATGGATGTGCGAGACGACCGCATTAGTTTGTTTGTCAATGCCGAAACATCAACCAGTTACTATTATTACCTGGTACGTTGCGTTTCGCCCGGTGTTTTTGTGATGGGGCCTGCTGCTGCCGATGCCATGTACGACGGAGAATACCATTCTTACCACGGAGCAGGAGAGGTGACGATTGACCGGAAATAG
- a CDS encoding tetratricopeptide repeat protein — protein MFIHKPIINRKTQNMGIVQDSYRHLILSCLILLFGINLSLPAQINPARQLMLGRQYLQDEEYTQAIRSFNLVLNYNPDHSDALFLRGYAKFQLSDYYGATEDFTKAYENNHFLTDALYYRAIAAIEMNQYQQALKDLIQAIDIDDRQGEYFHARAYLHTVFGDTLGAISDYEKSIQLNSANPGVHLNLGLLYLYRKDYYKASEHANKAMVIDPSNSEAHLLKANIAHFQQQYPEAISEYLSVLEQDSVMARAAFYLGICYQEIKKYDSAEVYFNKTILLNPDNSVCYYHRALLYTETERYSMAIADLDKVIALNPNHLFSYHLRGVVKIYLKDYSGAESDFSKAIELYPLMLDAYQNRAYARGLQNKIDGYYSDKNKVDSLLAQAEEGMDDVNLDYFKSITDLRSDFTNAAQVQKSRIQYIEQQIRLIPVFHPVPESKKHHYALSLSIESFYENPVDSLKLCLVNFDYLELTASELENMQMQVEESLLDRPESEAFRAMKSILLSWQREYDSALKVLLKLPEGIQPDAFNLFLQANYHYLIGSIANSLQGNSFSLENAARSEILQSEPDRKNIQNQEAIDYYTKAIDISPDFIPAYFNRAIAYSEQGDYARAIADLDKCIEAADSRAGALFNRGLLYIGIKNYTLGCADLSKAGELGIANAYRVIYKYCSQTN, from the coding sequence ATGTTTATACACAAACCCATAATCAATCGAAAAACACAAAACATGGGAATTGTGCAGGACTCATACAGACACTTAATTTTGAGTTGCCTGATATTGCTCTTTGGCATCAATCTTTCTTTGCCTGCCCAGATTAATCCAGCCCGCCAGCTTATGCTTGGACGGCAATACCTGCAGGACGAAGAATATACCCAGGCGATAAGAAGTTTTAACCTGGTGCTCAACTACAATCCCGATCATTCCGATGCTTTGTTTTTAAGAGGATATGCCAAATTTCAACTTTCTGATTATTATGGTGCCACCGAGGATTTTACAAAAGCTTATGAAAACAATCACTTTCTCACCGATGCACTTTACTACCGTGCCATTGCGGCAATAGAAATGAACCAATACCAGCAAGCGCTGAAAGACCTGATACAGGCTATTGACATTGACGACAGACAGGGAGAGTATTTCCATGCCAGAGCCTACCTCCACACTGTATTTGGGGATACACTGGGAGCCATCAGCGACTATGAGAAATCGATTCAACTCAACTCTGCCAATCCGGGAGTGCACCTGAACCTGGGTTTGTTGTATTTATACCGTAAAGACTACTACAAAGCTTCGGAGCATGCGAACAAGGCTATGGTAATTGATCCATCGAACAGCGAAGCACACTTGTTAAAGGCCAACATAGCCCATTTTCAGCAGCAATATCCCGAGGCCATAAGCGAATATCTTTCGGTTTTGGAGCAGGATAGTGTTATGGCAAGGGCCGCATTTTACCTGGGAATATGTTACCAGGAGATAAAAAAATACGATAGTGCCGAAGTCTATTTCAATAAAACCATTCTACTTAATCCTGACAACTCTGTGTGCTATTACCACCGGGCATTGTTGTATACCGAAACCGAACGATACTCTATGGCAATCGCTGATTTGGATAAGGTTATAGCCCTCAACCCAAATCACTTATTCTCTTACCATTTGCGCGGAGTGGTAAAAATTTATCTGAAAGATTATTCTGGGGCTGAATCAGACTTCTCGAAAGCCATCGAACTCTACCCGCTTATGCTCGATGCATACCAAAACAGGGCTTATGCACGCGGTTTGCAGAATAAAATCGATGGCTATTATTCCGACAAGAACAAGGTCGATAGCCTGCTTGCGCAAGCTGAAGAAGGAATGGATGATGTGAATCTTGATTATTTTAAATCCATTACCGACCTGAGGTCTGATTTTACCAATGCCGCTCAGGTGCAAAAAAGCCGTATTCAGTATATCGAACAGCAAATACGCCTGATTCCTGTTTTTCATCCTGTACCTGAGTCGAAAAAACACCATTATGCTCTTTCACTTTCCATCGAATCGTTTTATGAAAATCCCGTCGATAGCTTAAAACTTTGTTTGGTGAATTTTGATTACCTGGAATTGACAGCCTCAGAACTTGAAAATATGCAAATGCAAGTAGAAGAATCGCTTCTTGACAGACCGGAAAGTGAAGCCTTCAGGGCAATGAAGTCTATCCTTTTGTCGTGGCAACGCGAGTACGATTCTGCATTAAAAGTACTTCTGAAATTGCCGGAAGGTATTCAACCTGATGCTTTCAACCTGTTCCTTCAAGCCAATTACCACTATTTAATCGGAAGCATTGCAAACAGCCTCCAGGGAAACTCCTTTTCGCTGGAAAATGCCGCACGATCGGAAATACTTCAGTCTGAACCAGACAGAAAGAATATACAGAACCAGGAAGCCATTGATTATTACACAAAAGCCATAGACATTTCTCCCGATTTTATTCCGGCTTACTTTAACCGTGCCATTGCTTACAGTGAACAAGGAGATTATGCGAGGGCAATTGCCGATTTAGACAAATGCATTGAAGCAGCCGATAGCAGAGCAGGAGCATTGTTTAACAGGGGATTGCTCTATATCGGAATAAAAAACTATACCCTGGGTTGCGCCGACCTGAGTAAGGCCGGTGAACTGGGCATAGCCAATGCTTACAGAGTAATTTATAAATATTGCAGCCAGACAAATTAG
- a CDS encoding PAS domain S-box protein, with the protein MNEPVFDKLLINLMPEAIGIADIDGRIHFVNDRFTSLFGYTQNEIPNLEKWVSVAYPDENYREESYKRWKVAIEDALQTGAAQEPGVYQIQCKDQTIRIVEIAFSIKDNLILTFFRDVTLLVKAKEELVNERNFSENLINSLPGVFFLFQKTGTEFKLVQWNKNFERLSTYSVDELFGRPYTDFIASEDQEKANKVLYSKIGGNPLEIELNLVNKQGKKRPYLMAGCTFLSGNSEFFLGIGIDIARSKETEENLGTLVGSFPDIIMVIDFNGLPLFANKSLENQTGYTLNELLDRQNKIILHPPEDRELIRSAITDLLQSDKTQTDIIENRLIDKKGNILWYSGVIAKTTFNGEPALLLISRNITSTKFSEIKLVESEKRMSAVFDGAPVIMMLVNEKQEILQINKKGLQELNLINQQTGYSNFGQAYKCIHVSNIEHGCDSGSECRDCMIRKTINDTFTNGTEHLKVEVNLHSSDSEYHLLLSTTLLRAEEPKEALVTVDNITERKKIEVELKRSQEKAVESDKLKSAFLQNMSHEIRTPLNGILGFSGLLNNDELNSDDRRYYIEVINQSSNQLLSIVDDILSISRLETGQIEIVNEKVNLNALMQDIFLKFNKRAADRNLVISHYKDLNDRQSQIYTDSAKLSQILTNLLSNALKFTHQGHVLMGYKLKDETLEFYMEDTGIGIAPEWHQRIFERFHQVESDATRAYGGTGLGLTIAKGNVEILGGKIWLESEHGAGSKFYFTLPYNPVYEEPVEQTTFKVTPVSDSSGKPLILVAEDEEINYLFIEVALKELNCQIIHVYDGVEAIEQVSLNENISLVLMDIKMPNMDGYTALETIRQMRPNLPVVAQTAYAMLSDREKALKAGFTEYLAKPIRSNDLVAVVSKYI; encoded by the coding sequence ATGAATGAACCTGTTTTCGATAAATTGCTGATTAACCTGATGCCCGAAGCCATTGGTATTGCCGATATCGACGGAAGAATTCATTTTGTCAACGATCGTTTTACCAGTCTTTTTGGATACACCCAAAACGAAATTCCTAACCTGGAGAAATGGGTTTCGGTGGCCTACCCCGATGAAAATTACAGGGAAGAATCATACAAGAGATGGAAAGTTGCCATTGAAGATGCACTTCAAACTGGTGCAGCTCAAGAGCCTGGAGTTTACCAAATACAATGCAAAGATCAAACTATCAGAATAGTTGAAATAGCCTTTAGCATAAAGGATAATCTTATTTTAACCTTTTTCAGAGATGTAACCTTGCTGGTAAAGGCAAAGGAAGAATTGGTAAATGAACGCAATTTCTCCGAAAATCTCATCAATAGTTTACCGGGTGTATTTTTTCTTTTTCAAAAAACAGGTACAGAATTTAAACTTGTTCAGTGGAACAAGAATTTTGAGAGGTTAAGCACCTACAGTGTGGATGAACTTTTCGGTAGACCATACACGGACTTTATCGCAAGCGAAGACCAGGAAAAAGCCAACAAGGTATTGTATTCAAAAATTGGAGGCAATCCACTTGAAATAGAGTTAAATCTGGTTAATAAACAAGGGAAAAAAAGGCCTTACCTGATGGCCGGTTGCACTTTCCTGAGTGGAAATAGTGAATTTTTTCTGGGTATAGGCATAGACATTGCCCGGAGCAAGGAAACCGAAGAAAACCTTGGTACCCTTGTTGGATCTTTTCCGGATATCATCATGGTAATAGATTTTAATGGATTACCTCTTTTTGCTAATAAATCGCTCGAAAATCAAACCGGGTATACACTGAATGAGTTGCTCGACAGGCAGAACAAGATAATTCTTCACCCACCCGAAGACCGTGAGCTTATAAGGTCAGCTATTACCGACCTGCTTCAGAGCGATAAAACACAAACAGACATTATCGAAAACAGACTGATTGACAAAAAAGGTAACATTCTTTGGTATAGCGGGGTAATTGCAAAAACTACCTTCAATGGAGAACCTGCCCTCTTGTTGATTAGCCGCAACATTACTTCTACGAAATTTTCAGAAATCAAACTTGTAGAAAGCGAAAAACGCATGTCGGCTGTTTTCGACGGAGCACCGGTAATTATGATGCTGGTCAATGAGAAGCAGGAAATTTTACAGATTAATAAAAAGGGCCTGCAGGAATTAAATCTTATCAATCAACAAACCGGATATTCCAATTTTGGGCAGGCCTATAAATGTATTCATGTATCGAATATCGAACATGGATGCGATTCTGGGTCTGAGTGCAGAGATTGTATGATCCGTAAAACCATTAACGATACTTTTACTAACGGAACTGAGCATTTGAAGGTAGAAGTAAACTTACATTCATCCGATTCTGAATACCATTTGCTATTGTCAACAACCTTATTGCGTGCCGAAGAACCCAAAGAAGCACTTGTAACCGTTGACAACATTACAGAACGTAAAAAAATTGAGGTTGAACTCAAACGCTCCCAGGAAAAGGCTGTGGAGAGCGATAAGCTAAAATCGGCATTTCTTCAGAACATGTCGCACGAAATACGCACACCCTTAAATGGTATACTGGGTTTTTCGGGCTTGCTAAACAACGATGAGCTTAACAGTGACGACAGGCGTTATTACATTGAGGTCATTAACCAGAGTTCGAATCAGCTATTGTCCATTGTCGACGATATATTAAGCATCTCGAGGCTCGAAACAGGGCAAATAGAAATAGTAAATGAAAAGGTGAACCTGAATGCACTGATGCAGGATATATTTCTTAAATTCAATAAAAGGGCTGCCGACCGTAACCTGGTTATTTCGCACTATAAAGATTTAAACGACCGTCAGAGCCAAATCTATACCGATTCAGCCAAACTGAGCCAGATTTTAACCAACCTTTTAAGCAACGCCCTTAAGTTCACCCATCAGGGTCATGTATTGATGGGGTATAAGTTAAAGGACGAGACGTTGGAATTTTATATGGAAGATACCGGAATTGGAATTGCACCCGAATGGCACCAGCGTATTTTCGAACGGTTTCACCAGGTTGAATCTGATGCCACGCGTGCTTATGGTGGCACCGGACTTGGTCTAACCATTGCTAAGGGCAATGTGGAAATATTGGGAGGGAAAATCTGGTTGGAATCGGAGCATGGTGCTGGTTCGAAATTCTATTTTACACTGCCCTACAATCCTGTATATGAAGAGCCAGTAGAGCAAACCACTTTCAAAGTTACGCCGGTATCAGACAGTTCAGGTAAGCCTCTGATACTGGTTGCAGAAGACGAAGAAATTAATTACCTGTTTATTGAAGTGGCACTAAAAGAACTCAATTGCCAGATAATACACGTGTACGATGGTGTTGAGGCAATCGAACAAGTTAGCCTGAACGAAAACATTAGTCTGGTGTTGATGGATATTAAAATGCCCAACATGGATGGCTATACCGCATTGGAAACTATTCGGCAAATGCGCCCTAATCTGCCTGTAGTGGCACAAACAGCCTATGCCATGCTATCCGACCGCGAAAAAGCACTTAAGGCCGGATTTACCGAATACCTTGCCAAACCTATTCGCTCGAACGACCTGGTAGCAGTGGTTTCGAAATACATTTAG